The following are encoded together in the bacterium genome:
- a CDS encoding alkaline phosphatase: protein MHRPIRTATLLLLLAAATHAADPGQNPWFRDGRAAVARARTEVGTTKRARNVILFVGDGMGIATVTAARIRQGQLRGGTGEENFLAFERLPFTALSKTYNTDYQVPDSAGTITAMLTGVKTRAGVLGIDDSIARGDFAGTEAASVPTLLERAEDAGLWTGVVTTTTVTHATPAGTYAHTPDRDWEGDAKMPEAARAAGFPDIARQLVESPHGDGPEIVLGGGRAFFQPTTAADPEYPERTGTRLDGRDLVGEWQAKRPGSAYVWNREGLLALDLGQATRVLGLFEPSHMQFEDDRARDAAGEPSLSEMTAAAITLLSRAPKGYFLLVEGGRIDHGHHASNAHRALGDTIELSNAVRVALEKTQGTDTLIVVTADHSHTLSMAGYPRRGNPILGLVSGSSGEGGPSPGPAKDLTGKPYTTLSYANGPGYPGASDSQPEGPKTFPHPAKSFQGVTRGRPDLTHVDTTAPGYLQEATVPLGSETHGGEDVVVWAGGPSAALFHGTREQSYVYHVMAAALGLDR, encoded by the coding sequence ATGCATCGCCCGATACGCACCGCGACCCTGCTCCTGCTGCTCGCCGCCGCGACCCACGCCGCCGATCCGGGGCAGAACCCCTGGTTCCGCGACGGCCGTGCCGCCGTCGCCCGGGCGCGCACCGAGGTCGGCACGACGAAGCGGGCCCGCAACGTCATCCTGTTCGTCGGCGACGGCATGGGCATCGCCACCGTCACCGCCGCGCGCATCCGTCAGGGCCAGCTCCGCGGCGGCACGGGCGAGGAGAACTTCCTCGCCTTCGAGCGCCTGCCGTTCACGGCGCTGTCGAAGACCTACAACACCGACTACCAGGTGCCCGACTCGGCGGGGACGATCACGGCGATGCTGACGGGCGTGAAGACGCGCGCCGGCGTGCTCGGCATCGACGACTCGATCGCCCGCGGCGACTTCGCCGGCACCGAGGCGGCGAGCGTGCCGACGCTGCTCGAGCGCGCCGAGGACGCCGGCCTGTGGACGGGCGTCGTCACCACGACGACGGTCACGCACGCGACGCCCGCCGGCACCTACGCCCACACCCCGGACCGCGACTGGGAGGGCGATGCGAAGATGCCCGAGGCGGCGCGCGCCGCCGGCTTCCCCGACATCGCCCGCCAGCTCGTCGAGTCCCCGCACGGCGACGGCCCCGAGATCGTGCTGGGCGGCGGCCGCGCCTTCTTCCAGCCGACGACGGCCGCCGATCCCGAATACCCCGAGCGCACGGGCACCCGCCTCGACGGTCGCGACCTCGTCGGCGAGTGGCAGGCGAAGCGCCCCGGCAGCGCCTACGTCTGGAACCGCGAGGGCCTCCTCGCCCTCGACCTCGGCCAGGCCACCCGCGTCCTCGGGCTCTTCGAGCCGAGCCACATGCAGTTCGAGGACGACCGCGCCCGCGACGCGGCGGGCGAGCCGTCGCTGTCCGAGATGACCGCGGCGGCCATCACGCTGCTGTCGCGCGCCCCGAAGGGCTACTTCCTGCTCGTCGAAGGCGGCCGCATCGACCACGGCCACCACGCCAGCAACGCCCACCGCGCGCTCGGCGACACGATCGAGCTGTCGAACGCCGTGCGCGTGGCGCTGGAGAAGACGCAGGGCACCGACACCCTGATCGTCGTCACCGCCGACCACTCGCACACGCTCAGCATGGCGGGCTACCCGCGGCGCGGGAACCCGATCCTCGGCCTGGTCTCGGGCTCGTCCGGCGAGGGCGGTCCGAGCCCCGGCCCGGCGAAGGACCTCACCGGCAAGCCGTACACGACGCTCAGCTACGCCAACGGCCCCGGCTACCCCGGCGCCTCCGATTCGCAGCCCGAGGGCCCGAAGACGTTCCCGCACCCGGCGAAGTCGTTCCAGGGGGTCACCAGGGGTCGGCCGGACCTGACCCACGTCGACACGACGGCGCCCGGCTACCTGCAGGAGGCGACGGTGCCGCTCGGCTCGGAGACCCACGGCGGCGAGGACGTCGTCGTCTGGGCCGGCGGCCCGAGCGCGGCGCTGTTCCACGGCACCCGCGAGCAGAGCTACGTCTACCACGTCATGGCCGCGGCGCTGGGGCTCGATCGCTAG